A part of Primulina eburnea isolate SZY01 chromosome 10, ASM2296580v1, whole genome shotgun sequence genomic DNA contains:
- the LOC140804018 gene encoding auxin-responsive protein IAA13-like isoform X1, giving the protein MQKAVIPGGGLISGGSMSTFSEESSSYPDGSKLELGLGLSFGGGGSGGKAKSKTPSVAAARGSLDHFVRILTAEDFSSVLSDKYSSSSSSSSSSTIKDKNNGCCGSKRTAEPTSPPGHSGVSSQVVGWPPIRAYRMNSLVNHSRIPAVEEFTSTIDKSKNENKSISLEKRLPRTSNFIKVNMEGIPIGRKVDLNAHSCYETLARKLDDMFRPGAAVGPRRSSLEEQAVMAGTRCPVRLLDDSSEFVLIYEDKEGDWMLVGDVPWQMFLSTVRRLKIMKISEANGLAPRALKRNTRQLKTPV; this is encoded by the exons ATGCAAAAAGCGGTTATTCCTGGTGGTGGTTTGATTTCAGGTGGGTCGATGTCAACTTTTTCCGAGGAGTCTTCTTCTTACCCGGATGGATCCAAGTTGGAATTGGGTCTCGGCCTCAGTTTCGGTGGTGGTGGCAGCGGTGGAAAGGCTAAGAGTAAGACGCCATCCGTTGCGGCGGCGAGAGGATCGTTGGATCATTTCGTCAGAATCTTGACGGCCGAAGATTTTTCTTCGGTGCTCTCTGATAAATATTCTTCTTCATCgtcttcttcttcatcttccACTATTAAAGATAAAAACAATGGTTGCTGCGGGTCAAAGAGAACTGCGGAGCCCACTTCCCCTCCCGGACACTCTGGAGTTAG CAGTCAGGTTGTGGGGTGGCCTCCTATCAGAGCTTACAGAATGAACAGCTTGGTAAATCATTCAAGAATACCAGCTGTCGAAGAATTCACCTCAACCATTGACAAATCTAAAAATGAGAATAAAAGCATTTCACTCGAAAAAAGACTTCCCAGAACCTCTAACTTTATTAAGGTGAACATGGAGGGGATCCCGATTGGGCGAAAGGTGGATCTGAATGCTCATAGCTGCTATGAGACTTTGGCTCGTAAACTGGATGACATGTTTAGACCTGGTGCAGCAGTTGGCCCAAGAA GATCCAGTTTGGAGGAGCAAGCTGTAATGGCTGGTACGAGATGCCCTGTGAGGTTATTGGACGATTCATCTGAATTTGTACTCATATATGAAGACAAAGAAGGAGACTGGATGCTCGTTGGAGATGTCCCTTGGCA GATGTTTCTGAGCACAGTTAGAAGACTTAAAATCATGAAAATCTCCGAGGCTAATGGACTTG CTCCAAGAGCTCTCAAAAGAAACACGAGACAATTGAAAACGCCCGTTTAA
- the LOC140804018 gene encoding auxin-responsive protein IAA13-like isoform X2, which yields MQKAVIPGGGLISGGSMSTFSEESSSYPDGSKLELGLGLSFGGGGSGGKAKSKTPSVAAARGSLDHFVRILTAEDFSSVLSDKYSSSSSSSSSSTIKDKNNGCCGSKRTAEPTSPPGHSGVSQVVGWPPIRAYRMNSLVNHSRIPAVEEFTSTIDKSKNENKSISLEKRLPRTSNFIKVNMEGIPIGRKVDLNAHSCYETLARKLDDMFRPGAAVGPRRSSLEEQAVMAGTRCPVRLLDDSSEFVLIYEDKEGDWMLVGDVPWQMFLSTVRRLKIMKISEANGLAPRALKRNTRQLKTPV from the exons ATGCAAAAAGCGGTTATTCCTGGTGGTGGTTTGATTTCAGGTGGGTCGATGTCAACTTTTTCCGAGGAGTCTTCTTCTTACCCGGATGGATCCAAGTTGGAATTGGGTCTCGGCCTCAGTTTCGGTGGTGGTGGCAGCGGTGGAAAGGCTAAGAGTAAGACGCCATCCGTTGCGGCGGCGAGAGGATCGTTGGATCATTTCGTCAGAATCTTGACGGCCGAAGATTTTTCTTCGGTGCTCTCTGATAAATATTCTTCTTCATCgtcttcttcttcatcttccACTATTAAAGATAAAAACAATGGTTGCTGCGGGTCAAAGAGAACTGCGGAGCCCACTTCCCCTCCCGGACACTCTGGAGTTAG TCAGGTTGTGGGGTGGCCTCCTATCAGAGCTTACAGAATGAACAGCTTGGTAAATCATTCAAGAATACCAGCTGTCGAAGAATTCACCTCAACCATTGACAAATCTAAAAATGAGAATAAAAGCATTTCACTCGAAAAAAGACTTCCCAGAACCTCTAACTTTATTAAGGTGAACATGGAGGGGATCCCGATTGGGCGAAAGGTGGATCTGAATGCTCATAGCTGCTATGAGACTTTGGCTCGTAAACTGGATGACATGTTTAGACCTGGTGCAGCAGTTGGCCCAAGAA GATCCAGTTTGGAGGAGCAAGCTGTAATGGCTGGTACGAGATGCCCTGTGAGGTTATTGGACGATTCATCTGAATTTGTACTCATATATGAAGACAAAGAAGGAGACTGGATGCTCGTTGGAGATGTCCCTTGGCA GATGTTTCTGAGCACAGTTAGAAGACTTAAAATCATGAAAATCTCCGAGGCTAATGGACTTG CTCCAAGAGCTCTCAAAAGAAACACGAGACAATTGAAAACGCCCGTTTAA
- the LOC140803627 gene encoding uncharacterized protein, with translation MAADTSNSLKIIVQRNPSESQLSELNIKSWPKWGCSPGKYQLKYDAQETCYLVRGRVKVYPKNPSTDQETVEFGAGDLVIIPKGLSCTWDVSVAVDKHYTFDASPPPSSSS, from the exons atgGCAGCAGACACCTCAAATTCTCTGAAAATTATTGTCCAAAGAAACCCTTCGGAGTCTCAACTTTCTGAACTCAACATCAAATCTTGGCCTAA ATGGGGTTGCTCTCCGGGGAAATACCAGCTGAAATATGATGCGCAGGAGACATGCTATTTAGTGCGTGGAAGAGTGAAAGTTTACCCCAAGAATCCAAGCACAGATCAAGAGACCGTGGAATTCGGAGCGGGGGATCTTGTGATTATACCGAAGGGTTTGAGTTGCACTTGGGATGTATCTGTTGCTGTTGATAAACACTACACTTTTGATGCATCTCCTCCTCCATCTTCTtcctcataa
- the LOC140804014 gene encoding multiple C2 domain and transmembrane region protein 10-like yields MGVGLGQENGKMVSGLQNPAHLKNVEPGQGDIKPVVITTVPRPVILATSHGGVSGGQGGVGGASSEYALKETSPHLGGVNKDKTSSTYDLVEQMQYLYVKVVKAREISIFAGGEVVAEVKLGNYKGITKRVSLGNAEWDQVFAFSKDCIQSSVVEVFVKENNKEEFLGRVWFDLNEVPKRVPPDSQLAPQWYRMEDKKGDRAKCCEIMVSIWFGTQADEAFAEAWHSKAANVHLDGLCSIKSKVYLSPKLWYLRVGVIEAQDIVLGDKGASMNMVRYPELFAKVQVGNQVLRTRSASPAANRSLSNPSWNEELMFVVAEPFEDFLLISVEDRLIPNRDEVVGRAILPVANLERRLDDKSVISRWFNLDTQYSSPNETKAVVRFASRIHLRVSLEGGYHVLDEATMYSSDVRPTAKQLWKPHIGVLEVGILGATNIMPVKIKDGKGGSTDSYCVAKYGQKWVRTRTVVDSLSPKWNEQYTWEVFDPCTVISIGVFDNSRIDKNVVGGTANRDIRIGKVRIRLSTLESDRVYTYAYPLLMLHSSGVKKMGELHLAVRFSCANMFNMLNMYTMPLLPKMHYVQPLSVNQLDSLRYQAMNVVASRFSRAEPPLGREVVEYMLDHDSHMWSMRKSKANFFRLTNVLAWFVAMTRLLEILRNWHKPVYTTLFVIAFMTLVLVPELIIPCILLTLAATGLWRYRSRPRHPPHMDTRLSYAESVHPDELDEEFDSFPTSRSAEVIRMRYDRLRSVAGRIQTVVGDLATQGERFQALLSWRDPRATFLFVILCLLAAFGFYLVPIRWAVAFFGLYYLRPPKFRNKLPSSAVNFFKRLPTNADSML; encoded by the coding sequence ATGGGTGTGGGGTTGGGCcaagaaaatggtaaaatggtgtCGGGCCTACAGAATCCGGCCCATTTGAAGAATGTGGAGCCAGGTCAGGGTGATATCAAGCCTGTAGTTATAACCACTGTTCCTCGTCCGGTTATTCTGGCTACCTCCCACGGCGGTGTGAGTGGTGGCCAAGGTGGTGTTGGTGGAGCTTCGAGTGAGTATGCTTTGAAGGAAACAAGCCCACATCTTGGTGGTGTCAACAAGGATAAAACAAGCTCGACTTATGATCTTGTGGAGCAAATGCAGTATTTGTATGTTAAAGTAGTGAAGGCTAGAGAGATTTCAATATTTGCTGGCGGTGAAGTGGTGGCAGAGGTGAAACTTGGAAACTACAAAGGGATTACAAAGAGGGTTTCTTTGGGGAATGCGGAATGGGaccaagtttttgccttttcgAAGGATTGCATACAATCCTCGGTGGTGGAGGTTTTTGTGAAGGAGAATAACAAAGAAGAGTTCTTAGGGCGTGTTTGGTTTGATTTGAATGAGGTCCCGAAAAGGGTTCCACCGGATAGTCAGTTAGCACCTCAATGGTATAGAATGGAGGATAAGAAGGGAGACAGGGCTAAATGTTGTGAAATTATGGTGTCTATTTGGTTTGGAACTCAGGCAGACGAGGCCTTTGCTGAGGCCTGGCATTCGAAGGCAGCAAATGTGCATTTGGATGGGTTGTGTTCGATTAAGTCAAAAGTTTATTTATCTCCCAAACTTTGGTATTTGAGAGTGGGTGTAATTGAAGCACAAGATATTGTGTTGGGAGACAAAGGTGCCTCTATGAATATGGTGAGGTATCCTGAACTTTTTGCTAAAGTTCAAGTTGGGAACCAGGTTTTAAGGACTAGAAGCGCTTCCCCTGCTGCAAATAGGAGCCTATCTAATCCTTCTTGGAATGAGGAATTGATGTTTGTGGTAGCAGAGCCTTTTGAGGACTTTTTGTTGATCTCTGTTGAGGATAGATTAATACCAAATAGAGATGAGGTTGTAGGGAGGGCGATTCTTCCAGTTGCGAACCTCGAGAGGCGGCTAGATGACAAGTCTGTGATATCTAGGTGGTTCAATCTGGATACACAATATAGTAGCCCAAATGAGACCAAAGCTGTGGTGAGATTTGCATCTAGAATTCACCTTCGAGTCTCTCTCGAGGGGGGCTACCATGTGCTTGATGAGGCGACGATGTATAGCAGCGATGTTCGACCCACTGCTAAACAGCTATGGAAGCCCCACATTGGTGTGCTTGAAGTTGGTATTTTGGGTGCCACCAATATAATGCCTGTGAAAATCAAAGATGGCAAAGGAGGTTCCACTGATTCTTATTGTGTGGCGAAGTATGGCCAAAAATGGGTTCGAACTAGAACTGTTGTTGATAGCTTGTCTCCCAAATGGAACGAACAGTACACTTGGGAAGTCTTTGATCCTTGCACTGTAATATCCATTGGGGTGTTTGACAATTCACGGATCGACAAGAATGTGGTGGGTGGAACTGCTAACCGGGATATACGAATAGGAAAAGTTAGGATCCGGTTGTCTACCCTTGAATCTGACCGAGTGTACACTTATGCTTACCCATTGTTGATGCTGCATTCTTCTGGGGTTAAAAAGATGGGAGAGCTTCATTTGGCAGTACGGTTTTCGTGCGCAAACATGTTCAACATGCTCAATATGTACACCATGCCCCTGCTGCCAAAAATGCATTATGTGCAGCCACTGTCTGTGAATCAGTTGGATAGTTTGAGGTACCAGGCGATGAATGTGGTGGCTTCAAGGTTCAGTCGAGCGGAGCCTCCTTTGGGAAGAGAAGTGGTGGAGTACATGCTAGACCATGATTCACACATGTGGAGCATGAGAAAAAGCAAAGCTAATTTCTTCAGGCTCACCAATGTTTTGGCCTGGTTTGTTGCCATGACCAGGTTGCTGGAGATTTTGAGAAACTGGCACAAACCTGTGTACACGACGCTCTTTGTTATTGCATTCATGACACTCGTGTTGGTGCCTGAGCTCATAATTCCTTGCATATTGCTAACCCTAGCTGCCACGGGGCTCTGGCGTTATAGGTCTCGCCCACGGCACCCACCTCACATGGATACTCGACTCTCCTATGCTGAGAGCGTGCATCCAGATGAACTAGATGAGGAATTTGATTCCTTCCCGACTAGCAGAAGTGCGGAGGTTATTCGAATGAGATATGATCGACTCAGGAGCGTGGCTGGGAGGATTCAAACTGTGGTGGGGGATCTGGCGACACAAGGTGAGAGATTTCAAGCATTGCTAAGCTGGCGTGACCCGAGAGCTACATTCTTGTTcgtgatattatgtttgttggCGGCTTTCGGATTCTATCTAGTTCCAATCAGATGGGCGGTGGCTTTCTTTGGTTTGTATTATCTGAGGCCACCGAAGTTCAGGAACAAGTTGCCTTCGAGTGCTGTTAATTTCTTCAAGAGGCTGCCTACAAATGCAGATAGCATGTTGTGA
- the LOC140804015 gene encoding uncharacterized protein, translating into MDNSCPLILEISSDEESGFIDVRERDFTGDGDGFGDREDHDWLSKLLGEVDGDKDDDSDEVLLVSEVIPNPKKPRLQSSKPAWEIVCSGGGGDDDDCVILDREPAQARVVKNDGVDNNLGGVDDDSDDLEIVGEKGEVACRDFPHARHLCANFAFAFTPHDVHCSQCHCYVCDSLAPCAHWGTGISSSDHCHASDKDDYWKTERKRAKKGNQPVPALPGTIDTFFSTEHRQTTQVPALLPPLPNSLLHNQAFSQVPCRPCTKSSTVNVPIAINQNRSHLSGRVIPRYKTHPQYSPRQLHAVWRSDITSMGNNSNPVNKPPFVHRPAFKGPGFVEALLNGRHGYNRRYFSSQVSSGSPLKRCPGLNNLNGLNHEQNTVHCAANQVLPRSNFPVPQSINIGSTDYIHSHPQIHSQPNSSYVVGGPMHSQADMLSQSYLGDNFENGAPFNSQVLSQPNLEVLEDTVPPLLDKIFQPNFPVSSQRLLSKQLDSSNEYGKQMHLTPVIPSPLDQSLSISSIRRA; encoded by the exons ATGGATAATTCCTGCCCACTGATACTGGAGATAAGCTCCGACGAGGAGTCAGGTTTCATAGACGTCAGAGAACGAGATTTTACTGGTGATGGAGACGGATTTGGCGACAGGGAAGACCACGATTGGTTGTCAAAGCTATTAGGTGAGGTGGATGGAGATAAGGATGATGATTCTGATGAGGTTTTATTGGTCAGTGAGGTGATTCCAAACCCTAAAAAGCCAAGATTACAATCTTCGAAGCCAGCCTGGGAAATTGTTTGTAGTGGAGGGGGTGGAGATGACGATGATTGTGTAATTTTGGATCGTGAACCCGCTCAAGCCAGAGTTGTTAAGAATGATGGAGTAGATAATAACCTTGGTGGTGTTGATGACGATTCTGATGATTTGGAAATTGTTGGTGAGAAGGGTGAG GTAGCATGCAGAGACTTTCCTCACGCTCGGCATCTTTGTGCTAATTTTGCCTTCGCTTTTACTCCCCACGATGTCCACTGCAGCCAG TGTCACTGTTATGTTTGTGATTCGCTTGCTCCATGTGCTCATTGGGGCACTGGCATTTCAAGTTCTGACCATTGCCATGCTAGCGATAAAGACGATTACTGGAAAACTGAGAGGAAAAGGGCCAAAAAGGGTAATCAGCCTGTGCCTGCTCTTCCTGGTACTATTGATACTTTTTTCTCAACAGAACATCGCCAAACAACTCAAGTTCCAGCACTCCTTCCACCATTGCCCAACTCTTTGCTGCACAATCAGGCTTTTAGCCAAGTCCCGTGCCGTCCATGTACTAAGTCATCTACTGTTAATGTGCCGATTGCCATTAATCAAAACAGAAGCCACCTATCTGGACGTGTAATTCCCAGATATAAAACTCATCCACAATACTCCCCCCGACAGTTGCACGCCGTATGGCGTAGTGATATTACCTCAATGGGTAACAACAGCAATCCAGTGAATAAACCTCCGTTCGTTCACCGTCCAGCATTCAAGGGGCCTGGATTCGTTGAGGCTTTACTAAACGGAAGACATGGTTACAACAGAAGGTATTTCAGTTCCCAAGTATCAAGTGGCTCTCCTCTGAAGAGGTGTCCTGGATTGAATAACCTCAACGGTTTGAATCATGAACAAAATACTGTGCATTGTGCTGCTAATCAAGTGCTTCCCCGGTCAAATTTTCCTGTTCCGCAAAGCATAAATATTGGGTCGACAGACTACATTCATTCACACCCTCAAATACACTCCCAGCCAAACTCGAGCTATGTGGTTGGAGGTCCAATGCACAGCCAGGCTGACATGCTTTCTCAATCATATTTGGGTGATAATTTTGAAAATGGAGCACCTTTTAATTCTCAGGTATTATCTCAGCCAAATTTGGAAGTCCTGGAGGATACGGTTCCCCCACTGCTCGACAAAATTTTTCAGCCCAACTTTCCGGTATCTTCTCAGAGACTTCTATCCAAGCAGCTAGATTCAAGCAATGAATATGGAAAACAGATGCATTTGACACCAGTGATACCCTCCCCTCTAGATCAGTCCCTCTCAATTTCAAGTATTCGGCGAGCATGA
- the LOC140804017 gene encoding photosystem II reaction center PSB28 protein, chloroplastic-like yields MSTLQSMAFCVPSSNCLSYQSRSIPVSLCGSVHSSLNSSFNGLSLHLPQLCFAKQKQVQNISRLSIMMVKPTIQFIQGTDEQTIPDVRLTKSRDGTNGMAIFTFSEPSVFDSSSVVGDITGFYMIDDEGVIQSVDVNAKFVNGKPAGIEAKYIMRTPREWDRFMRFMERYSNQNGLSFIKK; encoded by the exons ATGTCGACACTGCAGTCAATGGCTTTCTGTGTTCCTAGCTCCAACTGTTTGAGCTACCAATCTCGCTCAATTCCAG TCTCATTGTGTGGAAGTGTTCACTCGAGTTTGAACTCATCGTTCAATGGACTGTCTTTGCACCTACCACAATTGTGCTTTGCAAAACAAAAACAGGTGCAAAACATCTCTAGACTCAGCATAATGATGGTGAAACCAACAATTCAATTCATTCAAGGGACTGACGAACAGACAATCCCAGATGTGAGGCTAACCAAGTCAAGGGATGGAACTAATGGGATGGCAATATTCACGTTCTCCGAACCTTCTGTTTTCGACTCGTCTAGTGTCGTTGGTGATATAACCGGTTTCTACATGATTGACGATGAAGGAGTGATCCAATCAGTTGATGTCAATGCCAAGTTTGTGAATGGGAAACCTGCAGGGATAGAGGCTAAATACATCATGCGAACCCCACGAGAGTGGGACAGGTTCATGAGATTTATGGAGCGTTATTCCAACCAGAACGGATTGTCCTTCATAAAAAAGTGA